Genomic window (Vigna unguiculata cultivar IT97K-499-35 chromosome 10, ASM411807v1, whole genome shotgun sequence):
tttttttgcttgactcaaattatttataaatacagattaatttaaaaatgatcttataaaatattataaacaaattataaggATTTGTGTTTTGTGTGATAAGCGTGGAAAATTAATTGGCAAGTTGTAATtcagtttaatttatatttaaatttataccaTAAGACGTATTTGGTCTTTTCTTTCTGGGCTTCTACACTCAAAATGAAAGTGGACTGGTATTAGAAACTAGATGGGTACACTTAGCAAATAGATAACTTTATCACGGAATAAATACAATTGATCAAAAGTCAAAAAGTCATTAACATTATAATAGAATTAAGGTTATTTGAGATCTTAGAATAACTTTTCATATGAAATAAATCATATTGAATGAAGAGTACTTAATAttgtagttaaaaaaaaatcgcAGGAACTTATCAAAAACGGAAATTATAATAGATGTGTATACTCAATgttaatatacattttattttttgatatttggTTTGAAACCACTTTTtcctttgagaaaaaaaaaatacaaagtagaaaaaataaataaatctaatcATAGCAAAACATTAATTTAACTGATGAAAGTTTAAGATTACATAGTCACATTATTAATCATTGAAATACGagtaatgtaatatttttagaaaGTATAACATTAATTGTATACAAATTGTGAATATAAGTGAAGCTAATCCacattttattgaataaaataataatatactaatatttataaaaaacttaattatattttaatttttattcaatttaattttcttttatttttagaatatcCATTAAATCTTTTTTCGATATTAATGATAGTATAGattaatttgatgtataaattttagcaacaaaattaattaatttatcgaAAAAAACTTAATATCAATTCCTTCATTACTGATTTTATTAATATCCTCATTACTGATTTGTGAAGTCTTTGTTTGATGAAAAAGATTTGGAAGGAAGGTATAAGTTTTGCTTTGCTTGTCTATTTGCTACATTGGTGTTCGTGAAAATTGAGGTTTCTGATGCTTATGAGAATGTTGATAGGCACTTGTTAGGGAATTAATACTGTCACTTTGATGTTATGCAGTTGCAGAACTCacttataacaaaaattaagtgaattataactttttaattttcgtattattatttttgttaaaaatacatTAGCTCTAAGGACCTGATGGAAAGTTAAATTTACAATGACAGAATAATTATTCTATAATTTAGAAACTTAGTTACATCAAATTCATCTTAAATGGAgtggaataaataaaatagaatacaTTATGATctacttttttgtatttttgtattattcttttttcaaatataaattaagtgaattataactttttaatcttcatgttattatttttattaaaagtacaTTAGCTCGAAGGACCTgatagaaaagataaatgtACAATGACAGAATAATTATTCTATAatttagaaacttaattacatCAAATTCATCTTAAATAGAGTggaatgaataaaataaaatataaagcattTTTGTAtgaaactttaacaaaatttagtgtgaaatatttttatacgaAATATGAATCCTCTAAATATATAggtgaataaatataattaaatattgttaataacaaaaaaaaactcataaatgtatattaatattttattatatgtactttaatattattttttatttgaatttatgttttaatagttgtatatttttcaaatgtgtaaaattctataatttttatacaaatattttagttggtataaaaataacaataatataatttaagaaaattaactagtttatgtaataattaaaaattaataaatttaaaatttgaaaatatttttaagtaaaattgaatatgaaacaaatttaaataaaattagttatgttaaaaatatataataagattATCAATTTGCAtaaaaagatcaaatttaataaaaatatttgtataacatttatataaaagttaatttttgttttattttggagGAAAACGAAATtgtacaatttttacaaaagttaagactaaattgagaaaaaaattaaaatataggaattaaattgagaatgagaaaatgataCTTGGCATAATAGTGATACGTGATATAGTCACATGACACTATCTCAGCTTAATAcgtgacaaatttttaatttttttaaaataaaagaaattcaaaaaattcagaaaCTGACACGTAACTctccatttaacaccgttactacaCTAGTAACGAAAATGACTTGATTGCGTCaaattatctaaaataaaaatcaaattacaataaaaataattgaaagatcaaattaatattttgctacaaaaatagaaccacatatataatttaaccttaattattttatcataaaaaagaaatttaaccttttaaatttGGAGCGTCAAAGGGTGGGTAATAGAACAGaatgagtttttaaaattaaaatcagtgACTCACTCGTTCACTCACTCACTCGAGCTAAAACCCTAACGAACCCTATCTGGTGCGATCTTCCGCCATGGCCCTTCTCCGTCTGAATCGTCGAAGCACAACCAGCTCTCGCATCCTCTGTTTCTCTACTTCGAATTCCGATTCTAACTCCAACTCCAACTCCAACTCTCCCTTCACTCCCCTTTTCAGAGACATCAAGGACAGTCTCAAGCAACCCTCTTCCTCTTTCTCAAACCCTCGCTCCCAACAACCCTCCACAGACAAGATCCTAAAAAATCTCAGCGAGTTCCGCGCCAAGACCTCTCCACCTCCGCCCGGCGACCCGTCGCAGCAGCAGAACCAATTCTCGTTCCAGGAAATCTACCAGCGCCGCAACATGCAGGGGAGTCCCTCCAGATCGGGACAATCGCCCCTCCTCAACATGGATTCCATTCGCGAGAGCTTGCGGAAGGTTAGTGGTGCCCAAACCTCGCAGCGGCAGGGTAATCTTGGGGTGATCGGCGGCACGAGCGCCTTGCCGCAGGCCATTTTCGGGAAAGAGATGAGGAAAGAGGGTACGGAGTCGACGGCGATGTTTTCGGCGGGGTTCTTGAAGACTTACAGCGTGGAGGATTTGGGGAGGAAATTGAGGACGCTGAGGCCGGAGGGAAAGGAAAAGGATTGGTTTTCAGTGAGGGAGTTGAGTGAGAGGTTGACGAGGTTGAGGAAGATGGAGGAGGAGCAAGCCCGTTCCAATCCCCGTGATGCTGCTCTTAACGTAATAAGAGGATGTCTCGTTGAGATGAATGATGAGCGTACTCTTGCCGCGAAGAAAGCTTCAAGTCAGTAACTACTTTAACAAAATCTTCTTCTTGTCATTtttttaaccat
Coding sequences:
- the LOC114166802 gene encoding uncharacterized protein LOC114166802; protein product: MALLRLNRRSTTSSRILCFSTSNSDSNSNSNSNSPFTPLFRDIKDSLKQPSSSFSNPRSQQPSTDKILKNLSEFRAKTSPPPPGDPSQQQNQFSFQEIYQRRNMQGSPSRSGQSPLLNMDSIRESLRKVSGAQTSQRQGNLGVIGGTSALPQAIFGKEMRKEGTESTAMFSAGFLKTYSVEDLGRKLRTLRPEGKEKDWFSVRELSERLTRLRKMEEEQARSNPRDAALNVIRGCLVEMNDERTLAAKKASMQGFSILGHLSGTSTYSLEPPKPDLVEKYFHPDNMSSAEKMKIELTKVRDEFKMSESDCGSARVQIAQLTTKIKHLSAVLHKKDVHSRKGLVAMVQRRKRLLKYLRRTDWDSYCFVISKLGLRDNPEHSYRSRTSMAT